Proteins found in one Zea mays cultivar B73 chromosome 1, Zm-B73-REFERENCE-NAM-5.0, whole genome shotgun sequence genomic segment:
- the LOC100275064 gene encoding vacuolar protein sorting-associated protein 52 A isoform X1, whose product MAGTHKKRMEDRFGSFFSFDEDSESEDISLDELEEELKEHKNCDVLVTILTNGEKQRGMATLVEGDLGHTEEALIQDYIEDNDSLVLLHDQIHDCDVILSQIGLILSGFQTHICSISSEIRSLQEKSWDISLKLKNRKLVETKLAGFVEEIVAPPGLVNILVNGEVNEGYARSLEILSRKLKFVQVDPLINASKALNDIKQELERLRQKALSKISSHIMEIFFAMRNPGTNIQILQQNLLQKHRYLVLFLKEHGSETYGDLCASYVDTMNKVLSTYFHVYVEALEKLKLEIGVPSDFNGHDTSIIDIIIRGREHLRNHGFMFSLGERANILKEIHQPGLVPHISQGNSRTYPYEVIFRSLQKLLMDTASSEYLFMESFFGEESLFYQVFEGPFAVIDQHLDITLPNCHDAVCLMLIICITRKHQLVMCNRQLSCLDNYFDKALMYLWPRFKVVFDMYIQSLYQCDAKTLWIDGTHPHHIARCYVEFTASLVQLNAECGDGQLDMNLERLQSAIEFLLVRLAQTFTTTKLQHLFLLNNYDMAISVLKETGDEAKKLQKYFEEKLESNMMAFVDDLLMEHFSDLLRFVRSHVSEDLVSYTENTNIADVEPVVKNFAMKWRIALELMHNEVITSCTNLLSGMAILKAAMTQLLNDYNRLSECVKKITGGSTLNRHMVSITSISYEIRKYSRTL is encoded by the exons ATGGCTGGGACCCACAAGAAGCGAATGGAAGACCGTTTTGGTAGTTTTTTCTCATTTGATGAAGATTCTGAAAG TGAGGACATATCGCTGGATGAGTTGGAGGAGGAACTTAAAGAGCACAAGAACTGTGAT GTACTAGTAACTATTTTAACCAATGGTGAAAAACAGCGAGGCATGGCAACATTGGTTGAGGGCGACCTAGGCCATACTGAAGAAGCTCTTATTCAA GATTATATTGAGGATAATGACAGCCTTGTTCTGTTGCACGATCAGATTCATGACTGTGACGTTATTTTGTCACAAATAGGATTAATTCTTAGTGGGTTTCAG ACCCATATATGTTCGATAAGCTCGGAAATCAGAAGCCTCCAGGAGAAATCCTGGGATATAAGCTTGAAATTGAAGAACCGCAAG TTGGTTGAGACAAAGCTTGCTGGGTTTGTTGAAGAGATAGTTGCTCCTCCTGGTTTGGTAAATATTCTTGTTAATGGAGAG GTAAATGAAGGTTATGCCAGAAGTCTGGAGATCCTTAGCAGAAAGTTGAAATTTGTTCAAGTGGATCCGTTGATTAATGCATCAAAAGCTCTGAATGATATTAAGCAAGAATTGGAAAGGCTTCGACAAAAGGCACTATCCAAG ATTTCCAGCCATATTATGGAGATTTTCTTTGCTATGAGAAACCCTGGGACTAATATACAGATATTGCAACAAAATTTGCTTCAGAAGCACAG GTATCTCGTTCTGTTTCTTAAAGAGCATGGTTCCGAGACATATGGTGATTTGTGTGCATCATATGTTGATACAATGAACAAG GTGCTGAGTACATACTTTCATGTGTATGTAGAAGCATTGGAGAAGTTGAAGCTAGAAATTGGTGTACCCAGTGATTTTAATGGACATGATACCAGTATCATCGATATTATAATAAGAGGAAGGGAGCATTTGAGAAATCATGGTTTCATGTTTTCGTTAGGTGAACGTGCAAATATTCTGAAG GAGATTCATCAACCTGGCTTGGTTCCACATATATCTCAAGGCAACTCTCGTACATACCCATATGAAGTTATTTTCAGGAGCCTTCAGAAGCTTCTGATGGACACTGCTAGCTCTGA GTATCTTTTCATGGAATCATTCTTTGGAGAAGAGTCACTGTTTTATCAAGTTTTTGAAG GACCTTTTGCTGTTATTGATCAACATTTGGATATTACTCTTCCAAATTGTCATGATGCTGTATGCCTCATGCTCATAATCTGCATAACTAGGAAGCACCAG TTGGTTATGTGCAACAGACAGCTTTCTTGTCTTGATAACTATTTTGATAAG GCTCTGATGTATCTCTGGCCACGTTTCAAGGTAGTGTTTGACATGTATATTCAAAGCTTATATCAGTGTGATGCGAAAACATTATGGATAGATGGTACCCATCCACACCATATTGCAAGGTGCTACGTGGAGTTCACAGCATCCCTTGTTCAACTTAATGCTGAATGCGGAGATGGTCAG CTTGATATGAACTTGGAACGCTTGCAGTCAGCTATCGAATTCCTACTTGTTAGGCTTGCCCAAACTTTTACAACTACCAAGCTGCAGCACCTTTTTCTTCTAAATAATTATGACATGGCCATCTCTGTCCTGAAG GAAACTGGCGATGAAGCCAAAAAACTGCAAAAATATTTTGAAGAGAAGTTAGAAAGTAACATGATggcttttgtg GATGATTTGCTGATGGAACATTTCAGTGACTTACTTCGGTTTGTGAGGAGTCATGTCT CGGAAGACCTGGTATCTTACACCGAGAACACCAATATTGCCGACGTTGAGCCAGTTGTGAAGAACTTTGCCATGAAGTGGAGAATTGCTCTAGAGCTCATGCACAACGAAGTCATAACTTCTTGTACTAACCTTTTGTCTGGGATGGCAATTCTAAAAGCAGCTATGACTCAGTTGCTTAATGACTATAACAGGCTCTCAGAGTGCGTCAAAAAAATCACAGGGGGTTCAACTTTGAACAGACATATGGTTTCCATCACATCTATTTCATATGAAATCAGGAAATACTCAAGAACACTCTAG
- the LOC100275064 gene encoding vacuolar protein sorting-associated protein 52 A isoform X2, with product MAGTHKKRMEDRFGSFFSFDEDSESEDISLDELEEELKEHKNCDVLVTILTNGEKQRGMATLVEGDLGHTEEALIQDYIEDNDSLVLLHDQIHDCDVILSQIGLILSGFQTHICSISSEIRSLQEKSWDISLKLKNRKLVETKLAGFVEEIVAPPGLVNILVNGEVNEGYARSLEILSRKLKFVQVDPLINASKALNDIKQELERLRQKALSKISSHIMEIFFAMRNPGTNIQILQQNLLQKHRYLVLFLKEHGSETYGDLCASYVDTMNKVLSTYFHVYVEALEKLKLEIGVPSDFNGHDTSIIDIIIRGREHLRNHGFMFSLGERANILKEIHQPGLVPHISQGNSRTYPYEVIFRSLQKLLMDTASSEYLFMESFFGEESLFYQVFEGPFAVIDQHLDITLPNCHDAVCLMLIICITRKHQLVMCNRQLSCLDNYFDKVVFDMYIQSLYQCDAKTLWIDGTHPHHIARCYVEFTASLVQLNAECGDGQLDMNLERLQSAIEFLLVRLAQTFTTTKLQHLFLLNNYDMAISVLKETGDEAKKLQKYFEEKLESNMMAFVDDLLMEHFSDLLRFVRSHVSEDLVSYTENTNIADVEPVVKNFAMKWRIALELMHNEVITSCTNLLSGMAILKAAMTQLLNDYNRLSECVKKITGGSTLNRHMVSITSISYEIRKYSRTL from the exons ATGGCTGGGACCCACAAGAAGCGAATGGAAGACCGTTTTGGTAGTTTTTTCTCATTTGATGAAGATTCTGAAAG TGAGGACATATCGCTGGATGAGTTGGAGGAGGAACTTAAAGAGCACAAGAACTGTGAT GTACTAGTAACTATTTTAACCAATGGTGAAAAACAGCGAGGCATGGCAACATTGGTTGAGGGCGACCTAGGCCATACTGAAGAAGCTCTTATTCAA GATTATATTGAGGATAATGACAGCCTTGTTCTGTTGCACGATCAGATTCATGACTGTGACGTTATTTTGTCACAAATAGGATTAATTCTTAGTGGGTTTCAG ACCCATATATGTTCGATAAGCTCGGAAATCAGAAGCCTCCAGGAGAAATCCTGGGATATAAGCTTGAAATTGAAGAACCGCAAG TTGGTTGAGACAAAGCTTGCTGGGTTTGTTGAAGAGATAGTTGCTCCTCCTGGTTTGGTAAATATTCTTGTTAATGGAGAG GTAAATGAAGGTTATGCCAGAAGTCTGGAGATCCTTAGCAGAAAGTTGAAATTTGTTCAAGTGGATCCGTTGATTAATGCATCAAAAGCTCTGAATGATATTAAGCAAGAATTGGAAAGGCTTCGACAAAAGGCACTATCCAAG ATTTCCAGCCATATTATGGAGATTTTCTTTGCTATGAGAAACCCTGGGACTAATATACAGATATTGCAACAAAATTTGCTTCAGAAGCACAG GTATCTCGTTCTGTTTCTTAAAGAGCATGGTTCCGAGACATATGGTGATTTGTGTGCATCATATGTTGATACAATGAACAAG GTGCTGAGTACATACTTTCATGTGTATGTAGAAGCATTGGAGAAGTTGAAGCTAGAAATTGGTGTACCCAGTGATTTTAATGGACATGATACCAGTATCATCGATATTATAATAAGAGGAAGGGAGCATTTGAGAAATCATGGTTTCATGTTTTCGTTAGGTGAACGTGCAAATATTCTGAAG GAGATTCATCAACCTGGCTTGGTTCCACATATATCTCAAGGCAACTCTCGTACATACCCATATGAAGTTATTTTCAGGAGCCTTCAGAAGCTTCTGATGGACACTGCTAGCTCTGA GTATCTTTTCATGGAATCATTCTTTGGAGAAGAGTCACTGTTTTATCAAGTTTTTGAAG GACCTTTTGCTGTTATTGATCAACATTTGGATATTACTCTTCCAAATTGTCATGATGCTGTATGCCTCATGCTCATAATCTGCATAACTAGGAAGCACCAG TTGGTTATGTGCAACAGACAGCTTTCTTGTCTTGATAACTATTTTGATAAG GTAGTGTTTGACATGTATATTCAAAGCTTATATCAGTGTGATGCGAAAACATTATGGATAGATGGTACCCATCCACACCATATTGCAAGGTGCTACGTGGAGTTCACAGCATCCCTTGTTCAACTTAATGCTGAATGCGGAGATGGTCAG CTTGATATGAACTTGGAACGCTTGCAGTCAGCTATCGAATTCCTACTTGTTAGGCTTGCCCAAACTTTTACAACTACCAAGCTGCAGCACCTTTTTCTTCTAAATAATTATGACATGGCCATCTCTGTCCTGAAG GAAACTGGCGATGAAGCCAAAAAACTGCAAAAATATTTTGAAGAGAAGTTAGAAAGTAACATGATggcttttgtg GATGATTTGCTGATGGAACATTTCAGTGACTTACTTCGGTTTGTGAGGAGTCATGTCT CGGAAGACCTGGTATCTTACACCGAGAACACCAATATTGCCGACGTTGAGCCAGTTGTGAAGAACTTTGCCATGAAGTGGAGAATTGCTCTAGAGCTCATGCACAACGAAGTCATAACTTCTTGTACTAACCTTTTGTCTGGGATGGCAATTCTAAAAGCAGCTATGACTCAGTTGCTTAATGACTATAACAGGCTCTCAGAGTGCGTCAAAAAAATCACAGGGGGTTCAACTTTGAACAGACATATGGTTTCCATCACATCTATTTCATATGAAATCAGGAAATACTCAAGAACACTCTAG
- the LOC100275064 gene encoding vacuolar protein sorting-associated protein 52 A isoform X4 — MNTHTHSAHSKTHICSISSEIRSLQEKSWDISLKLKNRKLVETKLAGFVEEIVAPPGLVNILVNGEVNEGYARSLEILSRKLKFVQVDPLINASKALNDIKQELERLRQKALSKISSHIMEIFFAMRNPGTNIQILQQNLLQKHRYLVLFLKEHGSETYGDLCASYVDTMNKVLSTYFHVYVEALEKLKLEIGVPSDFNGHDTSIIDIIIRGREHLRNHGFMFSLGERANILKEIHQPGLVPHISQGNSRTYPYEVIFRSLQKLLMDTASSEYLFMESFFGEESLFYQVFEGPFAVIDQHLDITLPNCHDAVCLMLIICITRKHQLVMCNRQLSCLDNYFDKALMYLWPRFKVVFDMYIQSLYQCDAKTLWIDGTHPHHIARCYVEFTASLVQLNAECGDGQLDMNLERLQSAIEFLLVRLAQTFTTTKLQHLFLLNNYDMAISVLKETGDEAKKLQKYFEEKLESNMMAFVDDLLMEHFSDLLRFVRSHVSEDLVSYTENTNIADVEPVVKNFAMKWRIALELMHNEVITSCTNLLSGMAILKAAMTQLLNDYNRLSECVKKITGGSTLNRHMVSITSISYEIRKYSRTL; from the exons ATGAATACACACACACACTCAGCCCACTCAAAG ACCCATATATGTTCGATAAGCTCGGAAATCAGAAGCCTCCAGGAGAAATCCTGGGATATAAGCTTGAAATTGAAGAACCGCAAG TTGGTTGAGACAAAGCTTGCTGGGTTTGTTGAAGAGATAGTTGCTCCTCCTGGTTTGGTAAATATTCTTGTTAATGGAGAG GTAAATGAAGGTTATGCCAGAAGTCTGGAGATCCTTAGCAGAAAGTTGAAATTTGTTCAAGTGGATCCGTTGATTAATGCATCAAAAGCTCTGAATGATATTAAGCAAGAATTGGAAAGGCTTCGACAAAAGGCACTATCCAAG ATTTCCAGCCATATTATGGAGATTTTCTTTGCTATGAGAAACCCTGGGACTAATATACAGATATTGCAACAAAATTTGCTTCAGAAGCACAG GTATCTCGTTCTGTTTCTTAAAGAGCATGGTTCCGAGACATATGGTGATTTGTGTGCATCATATGTTGATACAATGAACAAG GTGCTGAGTACATACTTTCATGTGTATGTAGAAGCATTGGAGAAGTTGAAGCTAGAAATTGGTGTACCCAGTGATTTTAATGGACATGATACCAGTATCATCGATATTATAATAAGAGGAAGGGAGCATTTGAGAAATCATGGTTTCATGTTTTCGTTAGGTGAACGTGCAAATATTCTGAAG GAGATTCATCAACCTGGCTTGGTTCCACATATATCTCAAGGCAACTCTCGTACATACCCATATGAAGTTATTTTCAGGAGCCTTCAGAAGCTTCTGATGGACACTGCTAGCTCTGA GTATCTTTTCATGGAATCATTCTTTGGAGAAGAGTCACTGTTTTATCAAGTTTTTGAAG GACCTTTTGCTGTTATTGATCAACATTTGGATATTACTCTTCCAAATTGTCATGATGCTGTATGCCTCATGCTCATAATCTGCATAACTAGGAAGCACCAG TTGGTTATGTGCAACAGACAGCTTTCTTGTCTTGATAACTATTTTGATAAG GCTCTGATGTATCTCTGGCCACGTTTCAAGGTAGTGTTTGACATGTATATTCAAAGCTTATATCAGTGTGATGCGAAAACATTATGGATAGATGGTACCCATCCACACCATATTGCAAGGTGCTACGTGGAGTTCACAGCATCCCTTGTTCAACTTAATGCTGAATGCGGAGATGGTCAG CTTGATATGAACTTGGAACGCTTGCAGTCAGCTATCGAATTCCTACTTGTTAGGCTTGCCCAAACTTTTACAACTACCAAGCTGCAGCACCTTTTTCTTCTAAATAATTATGACATGGCCATCTCTGTCCTGAAG GAAACTGGCGATGAAGCCAAAAAACTGCAAAAATATTTTGAAGAGAAGTTAGAAAGTAACATGATggcttttgtg GATGATTTGCTGATGGAACATTTCAGTGACTTACTTCGGTTTGTGAGGAGTCATGTCT CGGAAGACCTGGTATCTTACACCGAGAACACCAATATTGCCGACGTTGAGCCAGTTGTGAAGAACTTTGCCATGAAGTGGAGAATTGCTCTAGAGCTCATGCACAACGAAGTCATAACTTCTTGTACTAACCTTTTGTCTGGGATGGCAATTCTAAAAGCAGCTATGACTCAGTTGCTTAATGACTATAACAGGCTCTCAGAGTGCGTCAAAAAAATCACAGGGGGTTCAACTTTGAACAGACATATGGTTTCCATCACATCTATTTCATATGAAATCAGGAAATACTCAAGAACACTCTAG
- the LOC100275064 gene encoding Vacuolar protein sorting-associated protein 52 A — protein MAGTHKKRMEDRFGSFFSFDEDSESEDISLDELEEELKEHKNCDVLVTILTNGEKQRGMATLVEGDLGHTEEALIQTHICSISSEIRSLQEKSWDISLKLKNRKLVETKLAGFVEEIVAPPGLVNILVNGEVNEGYARSLEILSRKLKFVQVDPLINASKALNDIKQELERLRQKALSKISSHIMEIFFAMRNPGTNIQILQQNLLQKHRYLVLFLKEHGSETYGDLCASYVDTMNKVLSTYFHVYVEALEKLKLEIGVPSDFNGHDTSIIDIIIRGREHLRNHGFMFSLGERANILKEIHQPGLVPHISQGNSRTYPYEVIFRSLQKLLMDTASSEYLFMESFFGEESLFYQVFEGPFAVIDQHLDITLPNCHDAVCLMLIICITRKHQLVMCNRQLSCLDNYFDKALMYLWPRFKVVFDMYIQSLYQCDAKTLWIDGTHPHHIARCYVEFTASLVQLNAECGDGQLDMNLERLQSAIEFLLVRLAQTFTTTKLQHLFLLNNYDMAISVLKETGDEAKKLQKYFEEKLESNMMAFVDDLLMEHFSDLLRFVRSHVSEDLVSYTENTNIADVEPVVKNFAMKWRIALELMHNEVITSCTNLLSGMAILKAAMTQLLNDYNRLSECVKKITGGSTLNRHMVSITSISYEIRKYSRTL, from the exons ATGGCTGGGACCCACAAGAAGCGAATGGAAGACCGTTTTGGTAGTTTTTTCTCATTTGATGAAGATTCTGAAAG TGAGGACATATCGCTGGATGAGTTGGAGGAGGAACTTAAAGAGCACAAGAACTGTGAT GTACTAGTAACTATTTTAACCAATGGTGAAAAACAGCGAGGCATGGCAACATTGGTTGAGGGCGACCTAGGCCATACTGAAGAAGCTCTTATTCAA ACCCATATATGTTCGATAAGCTCGGAAATCAGAAGCCTCCAGGAGAAATCCTGGGATATAAGCTTGAAATTGAAGAACCGCAAG TTGGTTGAGACAAAGCTTGCTGGGTTTGTTGAAGAGATAGTTGCTCCTCCTGGTTTGGTAAATATTCTTGTTAATGGAGAG GTAAATGAAGGTTATGCCAGAAGTCTGGAGATCCTTAGCAGAAAGTTGAAATTTGTTCAAGTGGATCCGTTGATTAATGCATCAAAAGCTCTGAATGATATTAAGCAAGAATTGGAAAGGCTTCGACAAAAGGCACTATCCAAG ATTTCCAGCCATATTATGGAGATTTTCTTTGCTATGAGAAACCCTGGGACTAATATACAGATATTGCAACAAAATTTGCTTCAGAAGCACAG GTATCTCGTTCTGTTTCTTAAAGAGCATGGTTCCGAGACATATGGTGATTTGTGTGCATCATATGTTGATACAATGAACAAG GTGCTGAGTACATACTTTCATGTGTATGTAGAAGCATTGGAGAAGTTGAAGCTAGAAATTGGTGTACCCAGTGATTTTAATGGACATGATACCAGTATCATCGATATTATAATAAGAGGAAGGGAGCATTTGAGAAATCATGGTTTCATGTTTTCGTTAGGTGAACGTGCAAATATTCTGAAG GAGATTCATCAACCTGGCTTGGTTCCACATATATCTCAAGGCAACTCTCGTACATACCCATATGAAGTTATTTTCAGGAGCCTTCAGAAGCTTCTGATGGACACTGCTAGCTCTGA GTATCTTTTCATGGAATCATTCTTTGGAGAAGAGTCACTGTTTTATCAAGTTTTTGAAG GACCTTTTGCTGTTATTGATCAACATTTGGATATTACTCTTCCAAATTGTCATGATGCTGTATGCCTCATGCTCATAATCTGCATAACTAGGAAGCACCAG TTGGTTATGTGCAACAGACAGCTTTCTTGTCTTGATAACTATTTTGATAAG GCTCTGATGTATCTCTGGCCACGTTTCAAGGTAGTGTTTGACATGTATATTCAAAGCTTATATCAGTGTGATGCGAAAACATTATGGATAGATGGTACCCATCCACACCATATTGCAAGGTGCTACGTGGAGTTCACAGCATCCCTTGTTCAACTTAATGCTGAATGCGGAGATGGTCAG CTTGATATGAACTTGGAACGCTTGCAGTCAGCTATCGAATTCCTACTTGTTAGGCTTGCCCAAACTTTTACAACTACCAAGCTGCAGCACCTTTTTCTTCTAAATAATTATGACATGGCCATCTCTGTCCTGAAG GAAACTGGCGATGAAGCCAAAAAACTGCAAAAATATTTTGAAGAGAAGTTAGAAAGTAACATGATggcttttgtg GATGATTTGCTGATGGAACATTTCAGTGACTTACTTCGGTTTGTGAGGAGTCATGTCT CGGAAGACCTGGTATCTTACACCGAGAACACCAATATTGCCGACGTTGAGCCAGTTGTGAAGAACTTTGCCATGAAGTGGAGAATTGCTCTAGAGCTCATGCACAACGAAGTCATAACTTCTTGTACTAACCTTTTGTCTGGGATGGCAATTCTAAAAGCAGCTATGACTCAGTTGCTTAATGACTATAACAGGCTCTCAGAGTGCGTCAAAAAAATCACAGGGGGTTCAACTTTGAACAGACATATGGTTTCCATCACATCTATTTCATATGAAATCAGGAAATACTCAAGAACACTCTAG
- the LOC100275064 gene encoding vacuolar protein sorting-associated protein 52 A isoform X3, giving the protein MAGTHKKRMEDRFGSFFSFDEDSESEDISLDELEEELKEHKNCDVLVTILTNGEKQRGMATLVEGDLGHTEEALIQDYIEDNDSLVLLHDQIHDCDVILSQIGLILSGFQVWCNLILNLLWTSSTQVLVNGVPGQPIKLKRGLRQGDPLSPLLFILVMDVLNSLFIRANECGLLHPLADRSISQRVSMFADDVAVFVKPVSGDLVVVREILRCFGVASGLQTNLQKSFSYPIQCNFERTTLAVQTLGCASKNFPTTYLGLPLSSKKLSAGDLTHWIEKIAAKLPGWKADLLNLAGRITLIKAVLSAIPVYLFTALNAPKWVIKAIEKIQRNFLWKGRKEARGGNCLVSWDKITRPIDLGGLGIPNLQKVNWALQLRWLWLQKTAPSKPWSGLDLKISSQARALFQVAVSTTIGNGISTFFWKDKWIHGYSIMDIAPLIAAAVPKKIKDVRTVQQALTSHFWVHDIQMNLSLAEIEQYLQLWEVIDSFQLQNSNDQHVWNFSSNGLYTSKSAYRAFFIGAESFEPWKRIWKSWAAPKCKVFVWLAINNKCWTADKLKKRGLDHPENCVLCDQEDETVQHILSNCVFTRQFWHSILTPIGLTSVGPKRRDSDFAEWWRKASSRIPKSKRKGFNSMVILGAWNIWKQ; this is encoded by the exons ATGGCTGGGACCCACAAGAAGCGAATGGAAGACCGTTTTGGTAGTTTTTTCTCATTTGATGAAGATTCTGAAAG TGAGGACATATCGCTGGATGAGTTGGAGGAGGAACTTAAAGAGCACAAGAACTGTGAT GTACTAGTAACTATTTTAACCAATGGTGAAAAACAGCGAGGCATGGCAACATTGGTTGAGGGCGACCTAGGCCATACTGAAGAAGCTCTTATTCAA GATTATATTGAGGATAATGACAGCCTTGTTCTGTTGCACGATCAGATTCATGACTGTGACGTTATTTTGTCACAAATAGGATTAATTCTTAGTGGGTTTCAG GTTTGGTGCAATCTGATTTTGAACTTACTATGGACTTCATCCACTCAAGTTCTTGTTAATGGAGTGCCTGGACAGCCTATAAAACTCAAGCGTGGGTTGAGACAAGGCGATCCTCTGTCTCCCCTTTTATTCATCTTAGTTATGGATGTTCTTAATAGTCTATTCATCAGGGCAAATGAGTGTGGATTATTACACCCCCTTGCTGACAGAAGCATTAGCCAAAGGGTTTCAATGTTCGCAGATGATGTTGCTGTTTTTGTAAAACCAGTTTCTGGGGACTTAGTGGTGGTCAGAGAAATTTTGAGGTGTTTTGGTGTTGCCTCAGGTCTTCAAACTAACTTGCAAAAAAGTTTCTCCTACCCAATACAGTGCAATTTTGAGAGAACTACATTGGCTGTCCAGACCTTGGGGTGTGCCTCAAAAAACTTTCCCACAACCTATCTTGGTCTCCCTCTGAGCAGCAAAAAACTTAGTGCTGGAGACCTCACTCACTGGATAGAGAAAATTGCTGCCAAGCTTCCAGGATGGAAGGCTGACCTTTTAAATCTTGCGGGGAGAATCACTCTTATTAAAGCTGTACTCTCTGCCATCCCAGTTTACTTATTTACTGCTCTTAATGCTCCAAAATGGGTTATAAAAGCCATTGAAAAAATTCAACGGAACTTCTTATGGAAAGGAAGAAAGGAGGCTAGAGGAGGTAACTGCCTTGTATCTTGGGATAAAATCACTCGGCCTATTGATTTGGGGGGCCTCGGAATTCCTAATCTCCAAAAGGTGAATTGGGCCCTTCAATTGCGATGGCTTTGGTTACAAAAAACTGCTCCTTCTAAGCCTTGGAGTGGCCTGGATCTTAAAATATCATCCCAAGCCCGTGCTTTATTTCAGGTTGCAGTGTCTACCACTATTGGTAATGGTATTTCAACTTTCTTTTGGAAGGATAAGTGGATTCATGGATATTCTATTATGGATATAGCTCCCCTtatcgctgctgcagttccgaAGAAAATTAAAGATGTAAGGACTGTGCAGCAGGCCCTTACCTCTCACTTCTGGGTTCATGATATCCAGATGAATCTCTCTCTGGCTGAGATTGAGCAATATTTACAATTATGGGAGGTAATTGATTCTTTTCAGCTTCAAAATTCAAATGATCAACATGTGTGGAATTTTAGCAGCAATGGACTGTATACCTCCAAATCTGCCTATAGAGCTTTTTTCATTGGAGCGGAATCTTTTGAGCCCTGGAAAAGAATTTGGAAGAGCTGGGCAGCCCCTAAGTGTAAGGTCTTTGTTTGGCTGGCTATAAACAATAAATGTTGGACAGCGGACAAACTCAAAAAAAGAGGGCTTGATCatcctgaaaattgtgttttatgtgACCAAGAGGATGAAACTGTGCAGCATATTTTATCTAATTGCGTCTTCACAAGACAGTTTTGGCATAGTATCTTAACTCCAATTGGTCTCACTTCTGTGGGTCCTAAAAGAAGAGATTCAGACTTTGCTGAATGGTGGAGAAAGGCTTCATCCAGGATTCCTAAGAGCAAAAGAAAGGGATTTAATAGTATGGTAATACTTGGGGCTTGGAATATTTGGAAGCAGTGA